One Etheostoma spectabile isolate EspeVRDwgs_2016 chromosome 12, UIUC_Espe_1.0, whole genome shotgun sequence genomic window carries:
- the LOC116699391 gene encoding LOW QUALITY PROTEIN: myosin-7-like (The sequence of the model RefSeq protein was modified relative to this genomic sequence to represent the inferred CDS: inserted 1 base in 1 codon; deleted 2 bases in 1 codon): protein MGDAAMKDFGAAPYLRKSDRERLEAQTRAFDMKKECFVPDTDEEYVKASITSREGDKVTAQTAKGKVVTVNECDVHPQNPPKFDKIEDMAMFTFLHEPAVLFNLKERYAAWMIYTYSGLFCVTVNPYKWLPVYNQEVVVAYRGKKRTEAPPHIFSISDNAYQYMLTDRENQSILITGESGAGKTVNTKRVIQYFASIAAAGGKKDAGSEKKGTLEDQIIQANPALEAFGNAKTIRNDNSSRFGKFIRIHFAASGKLASADIETYLLEKSRVTFQLKAERDYHIFYQILSQRKPELLEMLLITNNPYDYAFISQGETTVASINDSEELIATDDAFDVLGFTQEEKNGIYKMTGAIMHHGNMKFKNKQREEQAEADGTEVADKVAYLMGLNSADLIKGLCHPRVKVGNEWVTKGQNVQQVYYAVGALAKSVYEKMFLWMVVRINQSLDTRQPRQYFIGVLDIAGFEIFDFNTFEQLCINFTNEKLQQFFNHHMFVLEQEEYKKEGIEWTFIDFGMDLQACIDLIEKPMGIMSILEEECMFPKASDTTFKSKLYDNHLGKSANFQKPRVIKGRPEAHFSLVHYAGTVDYNINNWLVKNKDPLNETVVGLYQKSNLKLLSVLFANYAGSEAAEGGKGGKGGGSKKKGSSFQTVSALHRENLHKLMTNLRSTHPHFVRCIIPNETKTPGAMENPLVMHQLRCNGVLEGIRICRKGFPNRILYGDFKQRYRILNPAAIPEGQFIDSRKGAEKLLGSLDIDHNQYKFGHTKVFFKAGLLGLLEEMRDERLSLIITGIQARARGLLARVEFQKIFERRDALLVIQWNIRAFMGVKNWPWMKLFFKIKPLLRSAEAEKEMANMKEEFLKLKEAYAKSEARRKELEEKMVSLLQEKNDLQLHVQAEQDNLADAEERCEGLIKNKIQLEAKAKELTERLEDEEEMNAELTAKKRKLEDECSELKKDIDDLELTLAKVEKEKHATENKVKNLVEEMAALDEIIAKLTKEKKALQEAHQQTLDDLQSEEDKVNTLTKAKAKLEQQVDDLEGSLEQEKKIRMDLERAKRKLEGDLKLTLESLMDLENDKQQLEEHLKKKDFEVSQLNNRIEDEQAVTIQLQKKLKEFQARIEELEEELEAERAARAKVEKQRADLARELEEISERLEEAGGATSAQIEMNKKREAEFLKLRRDLEEATLQHEATAATLRXKQADSVADLGEQIDNLQRVKQKLEKEKSELRLELDDVVSNMEHIVKTKTNLEKTCRTVEDQMNEYKTKFEEAQRCINDFNMQKAKLQTENGELTRQLEDKDSLVSQLTRGKMSYTQQIEDLKRQLEEETKAKSALAHAVQSARHDCDLLREQYEEEQEAKGELQRNMSKANAEVAQWRTKYETDAIQRTEELEEAKKKLAQRLQDAEEAVEAVNAKCSSLEKTKHRLQNEIEDLMVDVERSNSAAAALDKKQRNFDKVLSEWKQKYEESQCELESSQKEARALSTDLFKLKNSYEESLDHLETMKRENKNLQEEISDLTEQLGESGKSIHELEKLRKQLEQEKTEIQSALEEAEASLEHEEGKILRAQLEFNQIKAEIERKLAEKDEEMEQCKRNLQRTIDTLQSSLEAECRSRNEALRLKKKMEGDLNEMEIQLSQANRQAAEAQKQLKSVHAHLKDCQIQLDEAVRANDDLKENMAIVERRNNLIQAELEELRSALEQTERGRKLAEQELLDVSERVQLLHSQNTSLINQKKKLEVDASQLQTEVEEAVQECRNAEEKAKKAITDAAMMAEELKKEQDTSAHLERMKKNMEQTIKDLQHRLDEAEQIAMKGGKKQVQKLEARVRELENEVESEQKKSSEAVKGIRKYERRIKELTYQTEEDRKNMVRLQDLVDKLQLKVKAYKRAAEEAEEQANTHLGKFRKLQHELDEAEERADIAESQVNKLRAKSRDVGSKKGLDEE, encoded by the exons ATGGGTGACGCTGCCATGAAAGACTTTGGG GCAGCTCCGTACCTGAGAAAGTCAGACAGGGAGCGTCTGGAGGCCCAGACCCGTGCCTTTGACATGAAGAAGGAGTGCTTTGTTCCTGATACTGATGAGGAGTATGTGAAGGCTTCTATTACCAGCCGTGAGGGGGATAAAGTCACTGCTCAGACTGCAAAAGGGAAG GTTGTCACAGTGAACGAGTGTGACGTACACCCTCAGAACCCGCCAAAGTTTGATAAAATTGAAGACATGGCGATGTTCACCTTCCTCCATGAGCCCGCTGTGCTGTTTAACCTCAAAGAGCGTTATGCAGCATGGATGATCTAT ACCTACTCTGGGCTCTTCTGTGTGACTGTCAACCCCTACAAGTGGCTGCCAGTCTACAACCAAGAGGTGGTTGTTGCCTATAGAGGAAAGAAGAGGACTGAAGCTCCTCCTCATATCTTCTCCATCTCTGACAATGCCTATCAGTACATGCTTACTG ACAGAGAAAATCAGTCAATTCTCATTAC TGGAGAATCTGGTGCCGGGAAAACAGTCAACACCAAGAGAGTCATCCAGTACTTTGCCAGCATCGCAGCTGCAGGCGGGAAGAAGGACGCAGGCTCTGAGAAAAAG GGTACCCTGGAAGATCAAATCATTCAGGCTAACCCAGCTTTAGAGGCCTTTGGTAATGCCAAAACCATAAGGAATGACAACTCCTCCAGATTT GGCAAATTCATCCGAATTCACTTTGCAGCCAGTGGAAAGCTGGCCTCAGCTGATATTGAGACAT ATCTGCTGGAAAAGTCCCGTGTCACTTTTCAGCTTAAAGCTGAGAGAGATTACCACATCTTCTATCAGATCCTGTCTCAGAGGAAACCTGAGCTGCTTG AAATGTTGCTTATCACAAACAACCCCTATGACTACGCCTTCATCTCCCAAGGAGAGACAACAGTAGCCTCCATCAATGATTCTGAAGAGCTAATAGCCACAGAT GATGCATTTGATGTGCTGGGCTTCACTCAAGAAGAGAAGAATGGCATTTACAAGATGACTGGAGCCATCATGCATCATGGAAATATGAAATTCAAGAACAAGCAGCGTGAAGAGCAGGCAGAGGCGGATGGCACTGAAG TTGCTGACAAAGTTGCTTATCTGATGGGCCTGAACTCTGCTGACCTCATCAAAGGTCTCTGTCACCCAAGAGTCAAAGTAGGAAATGAATGGGTCACCAAAGGACAAAATGTCCAGCAG GTGTACTATGCTGTTGGTGCACTGGCTAAATCAGTGTATGAGAAGATGTTTCTGTGGATGGTGGTGAGGATCAACCAATCCCTCGACACCAGGCAGCCTCGCCAGTATTTTATTGGTGTACTGGACATTGCTGGATTTGAGATCTTTGAT TTCAACACCTTTGAGCAGCTGTGCATCAACTTCACCAATGAAAAACTGCAACAGTTTTTCAACCACCACATGTTTGTGCTGGAGCAGGAAGAGTACAAGAAAGAGGGCATTGAATGGACTTTTATAGATTTTGGTATGGATTTGCAGGCCTGCATTGACCTAATTGAAAAG CCCATGGGTATCATGTCCATCCTTGAAGAGGAGTGCATGTTCCCCAAAGCCTCTGATACCACCTTTAAAAGTAAGCTCTATGACAACCATCTGGGGAAATCTGCCAACTTCCAGAAGCCCAGAGTTATCAAAGGGAGACCAGAGGCCCATTTCTCCCTGGTTCACTATGCTGGAACTGTTGATTATAATATCAACAACTGGCTGGTGAAGAACAAGGATCCTCTGAATGAGACCGTTGTAGGACTCTACCAGAAGTCTAATCTCAAACTGCTATCTGTCCTCTTTGCAAATTATGCTGGATCAGAAGCAG CTGAAGGTGGAAAGGGCGGCAAAGGAGGAGGCAGCAAGAAGAAGGGTTCATCCTTCCAAACTGTGTCTGCCTTGCACAGG GAGAACCTGCACAAGCTGATGACCAACCTGAGGTCTACTCACCCTCACTTTGTTCGCTGCATCATCCCCAATGAGACCAAGACTCCTGGGGCCATGGAGAACCCTCTGGTGATGCACCAGCTGCGCTGTAACGGTGTGCTGGAAGGCATCAGGATCTGCAGAAAGGGATTCCCCAACAGGATCCTCTATGGAGATTTCAAACAGAG atATCGCATCCTGAATCCTGCTGCCATCCCTGAGGGTCAGTTTATTGACAGTAGAAAGGGAGCTGAGAAACTTCTTGGGTCTCTGGATATTGATCACAACCAATACAAGTTTGGACACACTAAG GTGTTCTTCAAGGCTGGTCTTCTTGGGCTACTGGAAGAGATGAGGGATGAGCGTTTGTCACTGATCATCACTGGAATCCAGGCAAGAGCAAGAGGTCTGCTGGCAAGAGTGGAATTCCAGAAGATTTTTGAAAGGAG AGATGCACTATTGGTGATCCAGTGGAACATCCGTGCCTTCATGGGGGTGAAGAATTGGCCCTGGATGAAGCTTTTTTTCAAGATCAAACCTCTGTTGAGATCTGCTGAAGCAGAAAAGGAGATGGCCAACATGAAGGAAGAATTCCTAAAGCTGAAGGAGGCTTATGCAAAATCTGAAGCTCGTAGAAAGGAACTAGAGGAAAAAATGGTTTCTCTTCTTCAAGAGAAGAATGACCTGCAGCTCCATGTCCAGGCT GAGCAAGATAATCTTGCAGATGCTGAGGAAAGATGTGAGGGGCTGATCAAAAACAAGATTCAGCTGGAGGCAAAAGCCAAAGAGCTGACAGAAAGactggaggatgaggaggagatgaATGCTGAACTGACTGCTAAGAAAAGGAAGCTGGAGGATGAGTGCTCTGAGCTGAAGAAAGATATTGATGACTTAGAGTTAACTCTGGCTAAAGTGGAGAAAGAGAAGCACGCCACAGAGAACAAG GTGAAGAACCTGGTCGAAGAGATGGCTGCTCTGGATGAAATCATAGCTAaattgacaaaagaaaagaaagccttACAGGAAGCTCATCAGCAAACACTGGATGATCTGCAGAGTGAAGAAGACAAAGTCAACACTCTGACTAAGGCCAAGGCTAAGCTGGAGCAGCAAGTGGATGAT CTTGAAGGTTCGCTGGAACAAGAGAAGAAGATTCGGATGGACCTTGAGAGAGCGAAGAGGAAACTAGAGGGAGACTTAAAATTAACCCTGGAGAGTCTAATGGACCTGGAGAATGACAAGCAGCAACTTGAAGAACATCTGAAAAA GAAAGATTTTGAAGTCAGTCAGCTCAACAATAGAATAGAAGATGAGCAGGCGGTAACAATTCAGCTTCAAAAGAAATTGAAGGAGTTCCAG GCCCGCATTGAGGAGCTGGAAGAAGAGCTTGAGGCAGAGCGAGCTGCCCGAGCCAAAGTGGAAAAACAGAGAGCAGACTTGGCCAGagagctggaggagatcagtgagaggctggaggaggctggtGGAGCAACATCTGCCCAGATTGAAATGAACAAGAAGAGGGAGGCTGAGTTCCTGAAACTTCGCAGAGACCTTGAAGAGGCCACTCTGCAGCATGAAGCCACTGCTGCCACACTCA AAAAACAAGCTGACAGTGTGGCTGACCTGGGAGAACAGATTGATAACCTGCAGAGAGTCAAGCAGAAactggagaaggagaagagtGAGCTCAGACTGGAGCTGGATGATGTGGTCTCCAATATGGAACACATTGTGAAGACAAAG ACAAATCTTGAGAAGACATGCAGGACTGTGGAAGATCAGATGAATGAATACAAGACCAAATTTGAAGAAGCTCAACGCTGCATCAATGACTTCAATATGCAAAAAGCCAAACTTCAAACGGAAAATG GTGAGCTCACAAGGCAGCTGGAAGATAAGGATTCCTTGGTATCTCAACTGACAAGGGGAAAAATGTCCTACACTCAACAGATTGAAGACTTAAAGCGACAACTGGAAGAGGAGACCAAG GCAAAGAGTGCCCTGGCCCATGCAGTGCAGTCTGCTCGACATGACTGTGACCTGCTCAGGGAGCAGTatgaggaggagcaggaggccaAGGGTGAATTGCAGCGCAACATGTCCAAGGCCAACGCTGAGGTGGCTCAGTGGAGAACCAAGTACGAAACTGATGCCATCCAGAGAACCGAGGAACTGGAGGAGGCCAA GAAAAAGCTGGCTCAGCGTCTGCAGGATGCTGAGGAGGCTGTGGAAGCAGTGAATGCTAAATGCTCGTCTCTGGAGAAGACCAAACACAGGCTGCAGAATGAGATTGAAGATCTCATGGTGGATGTGGAGAGGTCTAATTCTGCGGCTGCTGCTCTGgacaagaaacaaagaaactttGACAAG GTCCTCTCTGAGTGGAAGCAGAAATACGAAGAATCTCAGTGTGAGCTGGAGAGTTCCCAGAAGGAGGCCAGGGCTCTGAGCACTGATCTCTTTAAACTGAAGAACTCTTATGAAGAGTCTCTGGATCATCTTGAGACCATGAAGAGAGAGAATAAGAACTTACAAG AGGAGATTTCTGACCTCACTGAACAACTTGGTGAGAGTGGAAAGAGTATCCATGAACTAGAGAAATTACGGAAACAACTGGAACAGGAGAAAACTGAGATCCAGTCTGCTCTTGAGGAAGCAGAG GCCTCCCTAGAGCATGAAGAGGGTAAGATTCTAAGAGCCCAACTAGAGTTCAATCAAATTAAAGCTGAGATTGAACGCAAACTAGCTGAGAAAGATGAGGAGATGGAGCAGTGCAAAAGGAACCTGCAGAGGACTATTGACACACTGCAGAGCTCTCTTGAGGCTGAGTGTCGCAGCAGGAATGAGGCTCTCCGtttgaagaagaagatggagggaGACCTCAATGAGATGGAGATCCAGCTAAGCCAGGCCAACAGGCAAGCAGCTGAGGCCCAGAAACAACTTAAATCTGTTCATGCACATCTCaag GATTGCCAAATTCAGCTGGATGAGGCTGTTCGGGCGAATGATGATCTTAAAGAGAACATGGCCATTGTTGAGAGGCGCAACAACCTGAttcaggctgaactggaagagcTCAGGTCTGCTCTGGAGCAAACTGAGAGAGGTCGCAAACTTGCTGAGCAAGAGCTGCTGGACGTTAGTGAAAGGGTGCAGCTACTGCACTCACAG AACACCAGCCTGATAAACCAGAAGAAGAAACTTGAGGTTGATGCTTCCCAACTTCAAACTGAAGTGGAGGAAGCAGTGCAGGAGTGCAGAAACGCTGAGGAGAAGGCCAAGAAGGCCATTACTGATGCTGCCATGatggcagaggagctgaagaaAGAGCAGGACACCAGTGCTCACCTGGAGCGTATGAAGAAGAACATGGAGCAAACCATCAAAGACCTGCAGCACCGTCTGGATGAAGCTGAACAGATCGCCATGAAGGGAGGCAAGAAGCAGGTGCAGAAGCTCGAAGCCAGGGTAAGAGAA CTGGAAAATGAGGTGGAGTCAGAGCAGAAGAAGAGCAGTGAAGCAGTGAAGGGAATCCGCAAATATGAGAGACGCATCAAAGAGCTCACTTAccag ACTGAGGAAGACCGCAAGAATATGGTGCGTCTGCAGGACCTGGTTGACAAACTACAGCTGAAAGTCAAGGCCTATAAGAGAGCTGCTGAGGAGGCT GAAGAGCAGGCCAATACCCATCTGGGCAAGTTCCGCAAACTGCAGCACGAGTTGGATGAGGCTGAAGAGCGAGCCGATATTGCTGAGTCTCAAGTCAACAAGCTGCGTGCCAAGAGCCGTGATGTGGGCTCAAAG AAAGGGTTAGACGAGGAGTGA